GCATATTGGGGAGATTGTCCAACATCCGGCATCAACGTCCCTATTCGATGACATGTTTGACCGTGCAGTCGTAAAGTAGGTGGTCCTCCTCCATTAGCAACGGTGTTTTCGAATTTCATCCCAGGAGAAGTAAACGAAAACATGGCGTTATAAGTGCGAAGGTTGCTTTGGTAGTTTTTACTCTCTGCATCGGTTTTATTATGTAGTAAATGCTGCAGCAGTGGGGGGGGATTTAAAAGTAACGGCAACACAACTTTCCCACTCCTACAACATCGGTGAAATTTAGGAACAGTTGTATGCCGCGATTTGTCTCTGCGTTCCTGATACCACATGGAGGCATGACAAAATGGGCAATCCCAAACTCGATCTCCTATGTCAGAATATTCTGTACCGGCAattaaaacaatatcaaaaaacAGATATATTAAACTTAAAATATAGACGAATAATAAGAACGAAAGCATACGTTCTAAAAGAGAGTCCACAATATCGTCATTTTCAATGCTTTCATGATCATCAGAAGAACAATCCCCCGGGTTCAGATTATCTTCTGAGTTAGAATCCGTATCATACGTGTAACTGGCCGTGGTGTCAATATGCGGTGTTCCATTGAGTGTTTTGCCGCCTGCATTGCCTGCATTGGAAGTAGAAGCATTGTTGGTGTTACACGGAGGTGGAATGGTTTGGTTAAAAGTTGCCAACAGGTTATTGGCAGCAGTGGGAAGTGTTCTCCTCCTTTTGTGAGATGTTTGTTGATGTAAAAGTGTATTGGATGGGGCAGTGTTAATTTGGTTAGATAGGCTGGGAGATAGAGGGATACAGTTCGATGAATTCGGTGTTAGGGTGGTGGTAAAAAAAGGTTGTTTTCGTAAGGGGGAATTTTCTTTGTTGGGGTGATTAGAGACATTGTTCCTGTCATCCAATATGTCTCTCCTCCTCTTCCTAGCAACTGAAGCAGAACTTGAAGAAGCACCTGAAGATTGGCCTGTTTCAAGCACAGTTGAAAAAGCATTTCTAGTTGGAAACTGGTTTGTCCACGTAGAGCCACCACGTCTCTGTGTTTGTGTATGTTTATTCATGGGAACTGAAGTTGGTTGTATCATGACAGTTGGGAACTTTCCTGTCAAATTTTTACGCGTCCGTCGCCTTTGAGCTAATATAAGTTTTCTTCTCCATCTAGCAAGTTTTGCAGTAGCAGATGTCGTTGAAGTAGAACGTGACTCCATTAATGAAGAGGAGTTTTATGAATAGTTTTGTATATAAGACTTAATCAAAAAGATCCATTAgaaaaagaaggaaattgaaCTGATGTTGCAGCATGAAGTAAGGGAAGATTTAGGTTCAGTTGCTATTCCTGCCTTGTGAATACAAAAGTTGTTCTGCATGGTGCTGTGAAAGagcacaaaaaaaaaagagagggtaatttgaatttttaaagtttcccGCAAAAACTATctatttaatttgaaaatataaagTCTCCCCAAAATGGTCTTTACTtgtttgaagaagattcaaatattactattaattattatAGTTAGTAGGATGTACAAACTTTCTCACGCAACAATGAGTATTATAGGGGTATGTTGTAATGCGAAGATTCATTGGAAAGCAGAACAGCACGTGAGTGGACTGATATAATTTGAAGTTTTAGCTGACAGAGTTGAAAAGGTGTTTGGAAAGGTGAACCAAAACTGACAGAGTTGAAAAGGTGAACCAAACATGCTCTTCTGTCATGATTGCTAAAACATGACAACACAAAACTCTtagaaaaagtaaatatatataagATTGTAGATATATGACTTTCtcaatatacaaataaaaaacacaaaattgtTTCTCTATTACATGCAGTATTTTCAGCATATTGTAGATAAACTGTATCATAGGACAGCATGTAGTATTTTAAAGTTATTAGATAAAAGTAATGATTATTTGATACTTTGCTGATAAAAGTAATGGTTCCTTCCTTTTCTTAGGTGTTGTTTAAATATTTTGGGGTCAATTCTATATATTCTCTTTTCGTCTCTTACTTTTGTTCATAATCAGTAATATTTTATGGTGATTAAGACTAATAATATAAGATAATAATAgtttgaatataaataaagagGTAAGGTTGTAACAAAAAATGCATGGACCTGATGCTAATGTTTTAacgaaaattattattataacataAGCTGTTATCAATAGAAAGCAATGTTACATAATAACCAACCATAGTGAAAGGTTCAAATTAAAAAAAGGCATATAATAGAGATTAAGGTCAAAAGTGTACAGAGTCAGTTAAAGTTAGTGAAGTAAACATTGAATCTGCCAAGCGGATGCTACTGATATAAGTAAAACATAACTCTTTATAAGGAACATATTTAAGGATATAGTATTCAGGAACTAATAT
The Vicia villosa cultivar HV-30 ecotype Madison, WI linkage group LG6, Vvil1.0, whole genome shotgun sequence genome window above contains:
- the LOC131614536 gene encoding uncharacterized protein LOC131614536; translation: MESRSTSTTSATAKLARWRRKLILAQRRRTRKNLTGKFPTVMIQPTSVPMNKHTQTQRRGGSTWTNQFPTRNAFSTVLETGQSSGASSSSASVARKRRRDILDDRNNVSNHPNKENSPLRKQPFFTTTLTPNSSNCIPLSPSLSNQINTAPSNTLLHQQTSHKRRRTLPTAANNLLATFNQTIPPPCNTNNASTSNAGNAGGKTLNGTPHIDTTASYTYDTDSNSEDNLNPGDCSSDDHESIENDDIVDSLLEQYSDIGDRVWDCPFCHASMWYQERRDKSRHTTVPKFHRCCRSGKVVLPLLLNPPPLLQHLLHNKTDAESKNYQSNLRTYNAMFSFTSPGMKFENTVANGGGPPTLRLHGQTCHRIGTLMPDVGQSPQYAQLYIFDTDNEVDNRMKCFSDNDVLSRDIVHKLKKMLDECNPHAKAFRMARDLLRGNEFLDLKIRLISERAEDGRVYNTTTVSEVAALIVGDIDPTTERDIIVHARDGHLQKITEFHPAYLAYQYPLIFVYGEDGYRKNILHRYEHESEVTRKNRQSIKDWLCFRLQERKSEAMTLLHSRRLFQQFLVDGFAMMESERLSWLRTNQSKLRVGKYNHLNDQTNGTQANSAPKRGKRVVLPSTFVGSKRYMDQLYFDGMAISSKLGFPDLFVTFTCNPAWPEIERALSGTNLKPHDRPDLITQVFKIKFDELMTDITKRHVLGKVIAFMYTIEFQK